A stretch of Malus sylvestris chromosome 11, drMalSylv7.2, whole genome shotgun sequence DNA encodes these proteins:
- the LOC126588338 gene encoding uncharacterized protein LOC126588338: MQDRVKRVDELDMQVGQIVEFMAQIRDQSELSNSNIANSKAESEIDEAITLEGDMKDEAVPEPSKHSPNMDELLLQAEEEEDDLGSLEEFLLQAPQIPMSSNSGFLFQISKRVKKTLWKLFQRCKVISQFLVHQNKFPMVLKRSKNLAHQEKGFKKMKWLKHIKNTSKRLCMRQSSPKQLSLMTRDKPQPS, from the exons atgcaagaccgagtcaaaagagtggacgaattggatatgcaagttgggcagattgtggaattcatggcacagattcgagatcaaagtgaactttccaactcaaacattgcaaattcaaaggcagaaagtgaaatcgatgaagccatcactttggaaggtgacatgaaggatgaagctgtcccagaaccatccaaacacagcccgaacatggatgaattgctgctgcaagcagaagaggaggaggacgacctgggcagtttagaagaattcttgctgcaagctcctcaaatccctatgtcatccaactcag gttttttattccaaatatcaaagagagtgaaaaagacattgtggaagctcttccaaaggtgcaaagtgatatcccaattcttggtgcaccaaaacaagttcccgatggtattgaaacgttcaaagaaccttgcacaccaagaaaagggattcaagaaaatgaagtggttgaagcatatcaagaatacatccaagaggctgtgcatgagacaatcaagcccaaagcagttgagtttgatgacacgggacaagccacaaccatcatag
- the LOC126590887 gene encoding uncharacterized protein LOC126590887, with the protein MDELTGHIQGDIPWCMLFADDIVLIDETQEGVNAKLNLWREVLESKGLRLSQSKTEYMECKFSANGGQNELGVRIGDQEIPKSDRFRYLGSILQKNGELDGDLNHRIQAGWMKWKSASGVLCDRRMPLKLKGKFYRTAIRPAMLYGTKCWAVKHQHVHKIGVAEMRMLRWMCGHTRKDKIRNEDIRGKVGVAEIEGKMRENRLRWFGHVQRRPTDAPIRICDYGTEVQGRRGRGRPRKTLEETLRKDLRVLGSNGGHDTG; encoded by the coding sequence atggatgagttaacaggacatattcaaggtgatattccttggtgtatgcttttcgcagacgatatagtgttgatagatgaaactcaggaaggggtaaatgcaaagcttaacctttggagagaagtgttggaatctaaaggtcttcgcctaagccaatcaaagacagaatatatggagtgcaagttcagtgcaaatggaggtcaaaacgagttaggagtgaggatcggagatcaagaaataccaaagagcgaccgttttcgttacctaggatctatcttgcaaaagaacggagaattagatggagatctcaaccatagaatacaagctggatggatgaagtggaagagtgcatccggcgtgttgtgtgaccgccgtatgccactgaagctcaagggaaaattttataggacggcaataaggccggcgatgctgtatggcacaaaatgttgggcggtgaagcatcaacacgtacacaaaataggtgtagcggagatgaggatgcttcgttggatgtgtgggcacacgagaaaggataagattaggaatgaggatatccggggtaaagtaggagtagccgaaattgaaggaaagatgagagaaaatcggttacggtggtttggacatgtgcaaagaaggcctactgacgctccgattagaatatgcgactatgggacagaggttcagggccgaaggggcagaggaagacctaggaaaactttggaagagaccctaagaaaagacttaagagtacttggatctaacggaggacatgacacaggatag
- the LOC126590882 gene encoding scarecrow-like protein 3, whose product MTPMFQDEGSSSAPSSPLQFFSTMSLSPSLGSPYPWLKELKSEERGLYLIQLLLTCANHVATGSLENANAALEQISQLASADGDTMQRIAAYFAEALADRILKAWPGLHTALNSTKISLVSEEILVRKVFFEMLPFLKVAVVLTNQAILEAMEGEKMVHIIDLNAAEPAQWIALLQVLSARPEGPPHLRITGVHQQKEVLDQMAHRLTEVAEKLDIPFQFCPIVSKLENLDMEKLRVKTGEALAISSVLQLHSLLASDDELLKRKSPLASRGSNGNHLPRALQMSHGTLGELLEKEMGNRYSPSPDSTSSSPLSLTPWAKLDSFLNAFWDLTPKVMVITEQDSNHNGSTLMERLLEALYSYATLFDCLESTMPRTSLERLKVEKMLFGEEIKNIIACEGSERIERHEKLGKWIQRLDLAGFGNVPLSYYGMLQAKRMLQGYGCNGYRMREENGCVLVSWQDRPLFSVSAWRCRK is encoded by the coding sequence ATGACACCTATGTTTCAAGACGAAGGGTCATCGTCTGCACCTTCATCTCCTCTCCAATTCTTTTCCACGATGTCGCTTTCGCCTAGTTTAGGCTCACCGTACCCTTGGCTTAAGGAGCTAAAATCCGAGGAGCGCGGTTTGTATTTGATCCAATTGTTGCTCACTTGTGCAAACCATGTTGCCACCGGAAGCCTTGAAAATGCAAATGCCGCCCTTGAGCAAATCTCCCAACTCGCCTCTGCTGACGGTGATACCATGCAGCGGATTGCTGCCTACTTCGCCGAGGCTCTTGCTGATCGAATCCTCAAAGCTTGGCCCGGTCTTCACACGGCCCTGAATTCCACTAAAATATCTTTGGTTTCGGAGGAAATTCTAGTTCGGAAAGTGTTTTTCGAGATGCTTCCCTTCCTAAAGGTGGCTGTTGTGCTCACAAACCAAGCTATTTTGGAAGCCATGGAAGGGGAAAAGATGGTGCATATAATTGATCTAAATGCAGCTGAACCTGCACAGTGGATTGCTCTTCTTCAGGTTCTAAGTGCGAGGCCTGAAGGTCCGCCGCATTTGAGAATCACCGGTGTTCATCAACAGAAAGAGGTACTTGATCAAATGGCTCATAGATTGACTGAGGTGGCCGAAAAATTGGATATCCCATTTCAATTCTGTCCCATAGTCAGCAAATTGGAAAATCTCGATATGGAAAAACTTCGCGTCAAAACTGGCGAGGCTCTAGCTATCAGCTCGGTTCTCCAGTTGCACTCACTTTTGGCGTCGGATGATGAACTCCTGAAAAGGAAATCCCCATTAGCATCAAGGGGTTCAAATGGAAATCACTTGCCAAGAGCATTGCAAATGAGCCATGGCACATTGGGTGAGTTGCTAGAGAAAGAGATGGGCAACAGGTATAGCCCGAGTCCTGATTCAACCTCGTCATCACCGCTCTCTTTAACTCCTTGGGCGAAATTGGATAGCTTTCTTAATGCATTTTGGGATTTGACACCGAAAGTCATGGTAATAACGGAGCAAGATTCTAACCATAACGGATCCACTCTGATGGAGAGACTACTGGAAGCTCTGTACTCGTATGCTACATTGTTTGATTGCTTGGAGTCTACGATGCCGAGAACCTCGTTGGAGAGACTGAAGGTAGAGAAAATGCTGTTCGGGGAGGAGATAAAAAACATTATAGCTTGCGAGGGATCTGAGAGGATCGAAAGACACGAAAAGCTTGGGAAATGGATTCAAAGGCTTGACTTAGCTGGCTTTGGGAATGTGCCCTTGAGCTATTACGGAATGCTGCAGGCAAAGAGGATGCTGCAGGGCTATGGTTGCAACGGGTATAGAATGAGGGAAGAGAACGGTTGCGTGTTGGTTTCCTGGCAAGATCGACCGCTGTTTTCGGTGTCAGCTTGGAGATGCAGGAAGTAA
- the LOC126590321 gene encoding uncharacterized protein LOC126590321 — protein MARLSLSTKKKVHDALNVLIVYLRTIFVACATSCFYSWYRFQKRLRSPSPCQTVIRVYKQLEYLHGLIYESDVTCIAELRMDRRSFHRLCQVLVTRGHLRATRNVSIEEMFAFFLYILAHHLKNRTINHHFRRSGRTIRQYFHECIKAMIRCQKDFWQTPEPIPENSTDTKWKWFKNCLGALDGTPVKVHVPECDKPN, from the exons ATGGCTCGTCTAAGTTTGTCCACAAAGAAGAAAGTACATGATGCGTTGAATGTGTTGATTGTCTATCTTCGAACTATATTTGTTGCATGTGCTACTTCTTGTTTCTATTCTTGGTATCGTTTCCAAAAGCGCCTTAGAAGTCCCTCACCTTGTCAAACAGTTATAAGAGTTTACAAGCAATTAGAATACTTACATGGTTTAATTTATGAGAGTGATGTGACATGTATTGCTGAACTACGAATGGATAGACGATCCTTTCATAGATTATGTCAAGTTCTTGTGACTAGAGGACATCTACGAGCTACTCGAAATGTGTCTATAGAGGAGATGTTTGCATTTTTTCTATACATTCTTGCACACCATCTTAAGAATCGCACAATCAACCACCACTTTAGAAGGTCTGGTCGAACAATTAGGCAGTATTTCCATGAGTGTATTAAAGCAATGATTCGATGCCAAAAGGATTTCTGGCAAACACCTGAGCCTATCCCTGAGAACTCAACTGACACAAAGTGGAAATGGTTTAAG AATTGTTTAGGTGCACTAGATGGAACACCTGTTAAGGTGCATGTACCAGAATGTGATAAACCAAA ctga
- the LOC126590885 gene encoding pseudouridine-5'-phosphate glycosidase, whose translation MASSSSSSSAAISRLSNLRKHLHPSHLDKGGIGSIKISPEVSDALSNGRAVVALESTIISHGMPYPKNLETAKEVEAVVRENGAVPATVAILDGIPCIGLSMEELEKLANLGHKAQKTARRDIAHVVATRGTGATTVSATMFFASMVGIPLFVTGGIGGVHRHGEHTMDISSDLTELGRTPVAVISAGVKSILDIPRTLEYLETQGVCVAAYRTNEFPAFFTETSGCKVPCRLDTPEDCAQLIDANLKLELGGGILIAVPIPKEHSASGSLIESAIQRALDEARDKNIIGNDATPFLLKRVNELTGGASLASNIALVKNNALVGAKVAVALAKTRERKNKGGAESAL comes from the exons ATGGCGTcgtcctcttcttcttcatcagctGCTATCTCAAGACTCTCTAATCTCCGCAAACACCTCCATCCCTCGCATTTGGACAAG GGTGGCATCGGATCAATCAAGATTTCTCCAGAGGTTTCTGACGCTTTGTCCAATGGCCGTGCTGTTGTCGCTCTCGAATCCACCATTATTTCCCATG GGATGCCGTATCCTAAGAACTTGGAAACAGCAAAGGAGGTTGAGGCAGTTGTGAGGGAAAATGGAGCTGTTCCTGCCACTGTTGCTATTTTGGATGGCATACCTTGCATAG GTCTGAGTATGGAAGAATTGGAGAAGCTTGCCAATCTGGGTCATAAAGCTCAGAAGACAGCTCGAAGGGATATTGCACATGTT GTGGCAACCAGAGGGACTGGAGCAACTACTGTTTCTGCAACCATGTTTTTTGCTTCCATG GTTGGCATCCCATTGTTTGTTACTGGAGGAATTGGAGGAGTACATAGACATGGCGAGCATA CAATGGACATATCTTCTGATCTTACTGAGCTTGGAAGGACACCAGTAGCTGTCATCTCTGCTGGTGTAAAATCGATATTGGATATCCCAAGGACCCTTGAATATTTG GAGACTCAGGGAGTTTGCGTTGCTGCTTATAGGACCAACGAATTTCCAGCATTTTTTACAGAAACGAGTGGTTGTAAG GTGCCTTGCCGTTTAGATACCCCAGAAGACTGTGCTCAGCTTATAG ATGCAAATCTGAAACTTGAGCTTGGAGGTGGGATTTTGATTGCTGTTCCAATTCCTAAAGAGCACTCAGCTTCTGGAAGTTTAATTGAGTCTGCAATACAGAGAGCCCTTGACGAAGCTAG GGATAAGAACATAATAGGAAATGATGCAACTCCATTCTTGCTCAAGAGAGTGAATGAGCTAACGGGAGGAGCTTCATTGGCTTCAA ACATTGCACTGGTGAAGAACAATGCACTTGTTGGAGCTAAAGTTGCTGTAGCACTTGCGAAGACTAGAGAACGCAAAAATAAAG GTGGTGCAGAGTCGGCGTTATAG